The Streptomyces sp. P9-A4 genome contains a region encoding:
- a CDS encoding MBL fold metallo-hydrolase: MLIAGFPAGAWGTNCYLVAPAAGEECVIIDPGHQAAQGVEETLKKHRLKPVAVVLTHGHIDHVASVVPVCGAHDVPAWIHPSDRYMMSDPEKALGRSIGMPLMGELTVGEPDDVRELSDGAELKLAGLDFSVAHAPGHTKGSVTFRMPETTEIPSVFFSGDLLFAGSVGRTDLPGGDMDEMLASLARVCLPLDNSTVVLSGHGPQTTIGQERATNPYLRDVAAGLGSTKAPRRGM, encoded by the coding sequence GTGCTGATTGCCGGGTTCCCCGCCGGGGCCTGGGGGACCAACTGCTACCTGGTCGCCCCCGCCGCAGGCGAGGAGTGCGTGATCATCGACCCGGGCCACCAGGCCGCCCAGGGTGTCGAGGAGACGCTGAAGAAGCATCGGCTCAAGCCCGTCGCCGTCGTCCTCACCCATGGACACATCGACCACGTCGCCTCCGTCGTCCCGGTGTGCGGCGCCCATGACGTCCCCGCGTGGATCCACCCGTCCGACCGCTACATGATGAGTGACCCGGAGAAGGCCCTCGGTCGCTCCATCGGGATGCCCCTCATGGGCGAGCTGACCGTCGGAGAGCCCGACGACGTGCGAGAACTGTCCGACGGCGCCGAGCTCAAGCTCGCCGGTCTGGACTTCTCCGTCGCCCACGCGCCCGGTCATACCAAGGGGTCGGTGACCTTCAGGATGCCGGAGACCACGGAGATCCCCTCCGTCTTCTTCTCCGGGGACCTGCTGTTCGCCGGCTCCGTCGGACGCACCGACCTTCCCGGCGGTGACATGGACGAGATGCTCGCTTCGCTGGCCCGTGTGTGCCTGCCGCTCGACAACTCGACCGTGGTGCTGTCGGGACACGGTCCCCAGACGACCATCGGCCAGGAGCGTGCCACCAACCCGTATCTGCGGGACGTGGCTGCCGGCCTCGGGAGCACGAAGGCTCCCCGACGAGGAATGTGA
- a CDS encoding vitamin K epoxide reductase family protein has protein sequence MTKAAVDEAASGGNGAGTIGASKAFAWLLVITGAAGVLAAWIITIDKFKLLEDPNFTPGCSLNPIVSCGNIMKSEQASVFGFPNPMLGLVTYAMVIAIGVGLLAGARYRRWYWLGLNAGTLFGVGFCTWLMYESLYEINSLCLWCCLAWVATIVMFWYVTSHNVRNGVLPAPRGLRTFFDEFTWILPVLHIGIIGMLILTRWWDFWTS, from the coding sequence ATGACGAAGGCAGCGGTGGACGAGGCCGCGTCCGGCGGGAACGGCGCCGGAACGATCGGGGCGAGCAAGGCCTTCGCCTGGCTGCTGGTGATCACCGGAGCGGCCGGGGTGCTCGCCGCCTGGATCATCACGATCGACAAGTTCAAGCTGCTGGAGGACCCCAACTTCACCCCGGGGTGCAGCCTCAACCCGATCGTCTCCTGCGGCAACATCATGAAGAGCGAGCAGGCCTCGGTGTTCGGCTTCCCGAACCCGATGCTCGGCCTCGTGACGTACGCCATGGTGATCGCGATCGGCGTGGGCCTGCTCGCCGGGGCCCGCTACCGCCGCTGGTACTGGCTCGGCCTCAACGCCGGCACCCTGTTCGGTGTCGGCTTCTGCACCTGGCTGATGTACGAGTCGCTGTACGAGATCAACTCGCTCTGCCTCTGGTGCTGCCTGGCCTGGGTCGCCACCATCGTCATGTTCTGGTACGTGACCTCGCACAACGTCCGCAACGGCGTCCTCCCCGCCCCGCGCGGCCTCAGGACCTTCTTCGACGAGTTCACCTGGATCCTGCCCGTCCTGCACATCGGGATCATCGGCATGCTGATCCTGACCCGCTGGTGGGACTTCTGGACCAGCTGA
- a CDS encoding RelA/SpoT family protein, with the protein MPDEAQSLSAAQPDPKAEKAAPGTGTPQNKPAETGPPPAEPAPAPEAPAPAPARPAPAAPTRSGGSSNRVRARLARLGVQRSSPYNPVLEPLLRIVRSNDPKIETATLRQIERAYQVAERWHRGQKRKSGDPYITHPLAVTTILAELGMDPATLMAGLLHDTVEDTEYGLDTLRRDFGDQVALLVDGVTKLDKVKFGEAAQAETVRKMVVAMAKDPRVLVIKLADRLHNMRTMRYLKREKQEKKARETLEIYAPLAHRLGMNTIKWELEDLAFAILYPKMYDEIVRLVAERAPKRDEYLAIVTDEVQADLRAARIKATVTGRPKHYYSVYQKMIVRGRDFAEIYDLVGIRVLVDTVRDCYAALGTVHARWNPVPGRFKDYIAMPKFNMYQSLHTTVIGPNGKPVELQIRTFDMHRRAEYGIAAHWKYKQEAVAGASKVRADVPKKAGKDDHLNDMAWLRQLLDWQKETEDPSEFLESLRFDLSRNEVFVFTPKGDVIALPAGATPVDFSYAVHTEVGHRTIGARVNGRLVPLESTLDNGDLVEVFTSKAAGAGPSRDWLGFVKSPRARNKIRAWFSKERRDEAIEQGKDAIARAMRKQNLPIQRILTGDSLVTLAHELRYSDISSLYAAIGEGHVTAQSIVQKLVQALGGEEAATEDIDEASPPTRGRSKRRSSADPGVVVKGVEDVWVKLARCCTPVPGDPIIGFVTRGSGVSVHRSDCVNVESLSREPERILEVEWAPTQSSVFLVAIQVEALDRSRLLSDVTRVLSDQHVNILSAAVQTSRDRVATSRFTFEMGDPKHLGHVLKAVRGVEGVYDVYRVTSARRP; encoded by the coding sequence TTGCCAGACGAGGCCCAGTCACTCTCCGCCGCGCAGCCCGACCCGAAGGCCGAAAAGGCCGCGCCGGGGACCGGCACGCCCCAGAACAAGCCCGCGGAGACCGGGCCCCCGCCTGCCGAGCCCGCCCCGGCCCCCGAGGCCCCGGCGCCCGCGCCCGCGCGGCCCGCGCCCGCCGCGCCCACCCGCTCGGGCGGCTCCTCCAACCGCGTCCGCGCCCGCCTCGCCCGGCTCGGCGTCCAGCGGTCCTCCCCGTACAACCCGGTCCTCGAACCGCTGCTGCGGATCGTCCGCTCCAACGACCCCAAGATCGAGACGGCCACGCTCCGCCAGATCGAGCGGGCCTACCAGGTCGCCGAGCGCTGGCACCGCGGCCAGAAGCGCAAGAGCGGCGACCCGTACATCACCCACCCGCTCGCCGTCACCACGATCCTCGCCGAACTCGGCATGGACCCGGCGACCCTCATGGCGGGGCTCCTGCACGACACCGTCGAGGACACCGAGTACGGCCTCGACACCCTCCGCAGGGACTTCGGCGACCAGGTCGCCCTGCTCGTCGACGGCGTCACCAAGCTCGACAAGGTCAAGTTCGGCGAGGCCGCGCAGGCCGAGACCGTCCGCAAGATGGTCGTCGCCATGGCCAAGGACCCGCGCGTCCTGGTCATCAAGCTCGCCGACCGCCTGCACAACATGCGCACCATGCGCTACCTCAAGCGGGAGAAGCAGGAGAAGAAGGCCCGCGAGACCCTTGAGATCTACGCGCCCCTGGCCCACCGCCTGGGCATGAACACCATCAAGTGGGAGCTGGAGGACCTCGCCTTCGCGATCCTCTACCCCAAGATGTACGACGAGATCGTCCGGCTCGTCGCCGAGCGCGCCCCCAAGCGGGACGAGTACCTCGCCATAGTGACCGACGAGGTCCAGGCAGACCTGCGCGCCGCCCGCATCAAGGCCACCGTCACCGGCCGCCCCAAGCACTACTACAGCGTCTACCAGAAGATGATCGTCCGCGGTCGTGACTTCGCGGAGATCTACGACCTGGTCGGCATCCGCGTCCTCGTGGACACCGTCCGCGACTGCTACGCGGCCCTCGGCACCGTCCACGCGCGATGGAACCCGGTCCCCGGCCGGTTCAAGGACTACATCGCGATGCCGAAGTTCAACATGTACCAGTCGCTGCACACGACGGTCATCGGACCCAACGGCAAGCCCGTCGAACTCCAGATCCGCACCTTCGACATGCACCGGCGCGCCGAGTACGGCATCGCCGCGCACTGGAAGTACAAGCAGGAGGCCGTCGCCGGAGCCTCCAAGGTCCGCGCCGACGTGCCCAAGAAGGCCGGCAAGGACGACCACCTCAACGACATGGCGTGGCTGCGCCAGCTCCTCGACTGGCAGAAGGAGACCGAGGACCCCAGCGAGTTCCTGGAGTCCCTGCGCTTCGACCTCTCCCGCAACGAGGTCTTCGTCTTCACGCCCAAGGGCGACGTCATCGCGCTGCCCGCCGGCGCCACCCCCGTCGACTTCTCGTACGCCGTCCACACCGAGGTCGGCCACCGCACCATAGGAGCGCGGGTCAACGGCCGGCTCGTGCCGCTCGAATCGACCCTCGACAACGGCGACCTGGTCGAGGTCTTCACCTCCAAGGCGGCCGGCGCCGGGCCCTCCCGCGACTGGCTCGGCTTCGTCAAGTCCCCGCGCGCCCGCAACAAGATCCGAGCCTGGTTCTCCAAGGAGCGCCGCGACGAGGCCATCGAGCAGGGCAAGGACGCCATCGCGCGGGCCATGCGCAAGCAGAACCTGCCGATCCAGCGGATCCTGACCGGCGACTCTCTCGTCACCCTCGCCCACGAGCTGCGCTACAGCGACATCTCCTCGCTGTACGCGGCGATCGGCGAGGGCCATGTCACCGCCCAGTCCATCGTGCAGAAGCTGGTCCAGGCGCTCGGCGGCGAGGAGGCCGCCACCGAGGACATCGACGAGGCGTCGCCGCCCACCCGGGGCCGCTCCAAGCGCCGCTCCAGCGCCGACCCCGGCGTTGTCGTCAAGGGCGTCGAGGACGTCTGGGTGAAGCTGGCCCGCTGCTGCACCCCCGTGCCCGGCGACCCGATCATCGGATTCGTCACCCGCGGCAGCGGCGTATCGGTCCACCGCAGCGACTGCGTCAACGTGGAGTCGCTGTCCCGGGAGCCCGAGCGGATCCTGGAGGTCGAGTGGGCCCCCACCCAGTCCTCCGTCTTCCTCGTCGCCATCCAGGTCGAGGCCCTGGACCGCTCCCGGCTGCTCTCGGACGTCACCCGGGTCCTCTCGGACCAGCACGTCAACATCCTCTCGGCGGCCGTCCAGACCTCCCGCGACCGGGTGGCCACCTCCCGCTTCACCTTCGAGATGGGCGACCCGAAGCACCTGGGCCACGTCCTGAAGGCGGTACGGGGCGTGGAGGGCGTCTACGACGTGTACCGCGTGACGAGCGCCCGGCGCCCGTAG
- the hisS gene encoding histidine--tRNA ligase, translating to MSTFKAPKGTYDLIPPYSATYLAVREAISAPLRKSGYGYVETPGFEDVNLFARGVGESTDIVTKEMYAFETKGGSKLALRPEGTASVLRAALEASLHKQGNLPVKLWYSGSYYRYERPQKGRYRHFSQVGAEAIGAEDPALDAELIILADEAYRSLGLRNFRILLNSLGDKECRPVYREALQTFLRGLDLDEETLRRAEINPLRVLDDKRESVQKQLVGAPLLGDYLCEACKAYHAEVRALITAAGVVFEDDAKLVRGLDYYTRTTFEFVHDGLGSQSAVGGGGRYDGLSEMIGGPALPSVGWALGVDRTVLALEAEGVELDIPAVTSVFAVAIGEEARRLLFGKVTELRRAGIAADFAFGGKSLKGAMKDANRSGARLAVVAGERDLAEGVVQLKDMESGEQQAVTLDGLLDAVRATLA from the coding sequence GTGAGCACCTTCAAGGCCCCCAAGGGCACGTACGACCTGATCCCGCCCTACTCCGCCACCTACCTGGCGGTCCGTGAGGCGATCTCCGCCCCGCTGCGGAAGTCCGGCTACGGCTACGTCGAGACCCCCGGCTTCGAGGACGTGAACCTCTTCGCCCGCGGCGTCGGTGAGTCCACGGACATCGTGACCAAGGAGATGTACGCCTTCGAGACCAAGGGCGGCAGCAAGCTCGCGCTGCGGCCCGAGGGCACCGCGTCCGTGCTGCGCGCCGCCCTGGAGGCCAGCCTCCACAAGCAGGGCAACCTGCCGGTGAAGCTCTGGTACTCCGGCTCGTACTACCGCTACGAGCGCCCGCAGAAGGGCCGTTACCGGCACTTCTCGCAGGTCGGCGCCGAGGCGATCGGCGCCGAGGACCCGGCGCTCGACGCCGAGCTGATCATCCTGGCCGACGAGGCCTACCGCTCGCTGGGCCTGCGGAACTTCCGCATCCTGCTCAACTCGCTCGGCGACAAGGAGTGCCGCCCCGTCTACCGCGAGGCGCTCCAGACCTTCCTGCGCGGTCTCGACCTCGACGAGGAGACCCTGCGCCGCGCCGAGATCAACCCGCTGCGGGTCCTCGACGACAAGCGCGAGTCCGTGCAGAAGCAGCTGGTCGGCGCGCCGCTCCTGGGCGACTACCTGTGCGAGGCCTGCAAGGCGTACCACGCGGAGGTGCGCGCCCTGATCACCGCGGCGGGCGTGGTCTTCGAGGACGACGCCAAGCTGGTGCGCGGCCTGGACTACTACACCCGGACCACCTTCGAGTTCGTCCACGACGGTCTCGGCTCGCAGTCGGCGGTCGGCGGCGGCGGCCGTTACGACGGCCTCTCCGAGATGATCGGCGGCCCCGCGCTGCCGTCCGTGGGCTGGGCGCTCGGTGTCGACCGTACGGTCCTCGCCCTGGAGGCGGAGGGCGTCGAGCTCGACATCCCCGCCGTCACCAGCGTCTTCGCGGTGGCCATCGGCGAGGAGGCCCGGCGTCTGCTCTTCGGCAAGGTCACCGAGCTGCGCAGGGCCGGGATCGCCGCCGACTTCGCCTTCGGCGGCAAGAGCCTCAAGGGCGCCATGAAGGACGCCAACCGCTCCGGCGCCCGCCTCGCCGTCGTCGCCGGCGAGCGCGACCTGGCCGAGGGTGTCGTCCAGCTCAAGGACATGGAGTCCGGCGAGCAGCAGGCGGTCACCCTGGACGGCCTCCTGGACGCGGTGCGGGCCACGCTGGCCTGA
- a CDS encoding peptidylprolyl isomerase, with protein sequence MVTSDQRRRQLAREKYARQQQRRQENRRKAKQRNVVIAAALAVVLAAGGAVYASVALTGDDPSKGSDSAASDTPSTPAPSQSESAGPEPKMAVDTKATYAMTLTTNQGPVTITMDAAKTPRTVNSFKHLADKKYFDGTKCHRLTTQGIFVLQCGDPKGDGTGGPGYTIPDENLGALGKAGADGAVTFPAGSVAMANTGQPGSGGSQFFLVYKDTKLPPTYTPFGKIDAAGLKAVQDVAKDGVEGSATDGAPKKAVTIAKATVTKK encoded by the coding sequence GTGGTCACCAGCGATCAGCGGCGGCGGCAGCTTGCCAGGGAGAAGTACGCGCGGCAGCAGCAGCGGCGGCAGGAGAACCGGCGCAAGGCGAAGCAGCGCAACGTCGTCATCGCGGCCGCCCTCGCGGTGGTCCTCGCGGCGGGCGGCGCCGTCTACGCCTCCGTGGCGCTGACGGGCGACGACCCCTCGAAGGGCTCGGACAGCGCGGCGAGCGACACGCCCAGCACCCCGGCGCCCTCGCAGAGCGAGTCGGCGGGCCCGGAGCCGAAGATGGCCGTGGACACCAAGGCCACGTACGCCATGACGCTCACGACGAACCAGGGCCCCGTCACCATCACCATGGACGCGGCGAAGACCCCGCGCACGGTGAACTCCTTCAAGCACCTGGCCGACAAGAAGTACTTCGACGGGACGAAGTGCCACCGGCTCACCACCCAGGGCATCTTCGTGCTCCAGTGCGGTGACCCCAAGGGCGACGGCACCGGCGGCCCCGGCTACACCATCCCGGACGAGAACCTGGGCGCCCTCGGAAAGGCGGGCGCGGACGGCGCGGTGACCTTCCCGGCCGGCTCCGTGGCGATGGCCAACACGGGACAGCCGGGCAGCGGCGGCTCGCAGTTCTTCCTCGTCTACAAGGACACCAAGCTGCCGCCGACCTACACCCCGTTCGGGAAGATCGACGCGGCCGGCCTCAAGGCGGTCCAGGACGTGGCGAAGGACGGTGTCGAGGGCAGCGCCACCGACGGCGCCCCGAAGAAGGCCGTCACCATCGCGAAGGCGACCGTCACGAAGAAGTGA
- a CDS encoding adenine phosphoribosyltransferase codes for MTAEAQDVTGLLLSRIRDVPDYPKPGVLFKDITPLLADPEAFTALTDALAGLCSAHGATKIVGLEARGFILAAPVAVRAGLGFIPVRKAGKLPGATLRQAYELEYGTAEIEVHAEDLVAGDRVMVIDDVLATGGTAEASIELIRRAGAEVAGVAVLMELGFLPGRARLEPALGGAPLTALITV; via the coding sequence ATGACCGCCGAGGCCCAGGACGTCACCGGGCTCCTGCTCAGCCGCATCCGCGACGTCCCCGACTACCCGAAGCCGGGCGTGCTGTTCAAGGACATCACGCCGCTGCTCGCGGACCCGGAGGCGTTCACGGCGCTCACCGACGCCCTCGCCGGGCTGTGCTCCGCGCACGGCGCGACGAAGATCGTCGGCCTGGAGGCGCGCGGCTTCATCCTGGCCGCCCCGGTGGCCGTCCGCGCGGGCCTGGGATTCATCCCGGTCCGCAAGGCCGGCAAGCTCCCCGGGGCCACGCTCCGCCAGGCGTACGAGCTGGAGTACGGCACCGCCGAGATCGAGGTGCACGCCGAGGACCTGGTGGCGGGCGACCGCGTCATGGTCATCGACGACGTCCTCGCCACCGGCGGCACGGCCGAGGCCTCGATCGAGCTCATCCGCCGCGCGGGTGCCGAGGTCGCGGGCGTCGCGGTCCTCATGGAGCTCGGCTTCCTGCCGGGCCGTGCCCGGCTGGAGCCCGCTCTCGGCGGGGCACCGCTCACGGCACTGATCACGGTCTGA
- the secD gene encoding protein translocase subunit SecD has protein sequence MAAPKKGRRPAGGQSRPGRALALILIAMVALTGGMFWSGHTTPRLGIDLAGGTSITLKAKAEPGQESAVNETNMNTAVSIIERRVNGLGVSEAEVQTQGRENIIVNIPRGTNEKQAREQVGTTAQLYFRPVLAVAAAAPQPTPTGTASGSPSAPPKPSASGATAGKKSATPTATASTQGRAVTEALKAPTPTPTGTPKATETPKAKPTPDPATAALEQKFTTLNCLDPKQRTAAGQGVLPAQPAVACGKNAIGQWEKYLLGPAEVEGKDVDNAKAAIDQRSGQWIVDMEFTGAGSKKFQSITSKLSQQTEPQNQFAIVLDGEVVSAPRVQTTLSASAQISGSFNQQSAQDLGNILSYGALPLAFQTQSVDTVTAALGGDQLQAGLIAGAIGLGLVIIYLVAYYRGLSLIAILSLGVSALLTYVLMALLGPAIGFALNLPAVCGAIVAIGITADSFIVYFERIRDELREGRTLRPAVERAWPRARRTILVSDFVSFLAAAVLFLVTVGKVQGFAFTLGLTTLLDVVVVFLFTKPVMTLLARTKFFGDGHPWSGLDPKRLGAKPPLRRTRRANASAAGPVDPKEA, from the coding sequence GTGGCAGCACCGAAGAAGGGCCGAAGGCCGGCGGGGGGACAGAGCCGGCCGGGCCGCGCCCTGGCACTCATCCTGATCGCCATGGTCGCGCTCACCGGCGGGATGTTCTGGTCGGGGCACACCACCCCGCGCCTGGGCATCGACCTCGCCGGCGGTACGTCGATCACGCTCAAGGCCAAGGCTGAGCCGGGCCAGGAGTCGGCGGTCAACGAGACCAACATGAACACCGCCGTCAGCATCATCGAACGGCGTGTCAACGGTCTCGGTGTCTCCGAGGCCGAGGTCCAGACGCAGGGCCGCGAGAACATCATCGTCAACATTCCTCGCGGGACGAACGAGAAGCAGGCCCGGGAGCAGGTCGGTACCACCGCTCAGCTCTACTTCCGGCCCGTCCTCGCCGTCGCGGCAGCCGCGCCGCAGCCGACGCCGACCGGTACCGCCTCCGGCTCCCCCTCGGCCCCGCCGAAGCCGTCCGCCTCCGGCGCGACGGCGGGCAAGAAGTCGGCCACCCCGACGGCCACCGCCTCCACGCAGGGCCGCGCGGTCACCGAGGCCCTCAAGGCCCCGACCCCCACGCCCACCGGGACCCCCAAGGCCACGGAGACCCCCAAGGCGAAGCCGACTCCGGACCCCGCCACCGCGGCGCTGGAGCAGAAGTTCACCACGCTGAACTGCCTCGACCCCAAGCAGCGGACCGCCGCCGGCCAGGGCGTCCTGCCGGCCCAGCCGGCCGTCGCCTGTGGCAAGAACGCGATCGGCCAGTGGGAGAAGTACCTCCTCGGCCCGGCCGAGGTCGAGGGCAAGGACGTCGACAACGCCAAGGCCGCGATCGACCAGCGCAGCGGTCAGTGGATCGTCGACATGGAGTTCACGGGCGCCGGCTCGAAGAAGTTCCAGTCGATCACCAGCAAGCTCTCGCAGCAGACCGAGCCGCAGAACCAGTTCGCGATCGTCCTGGACGGCGAGGTCGTCTCCGCGCCCCGCGTCCAGACCACGCTGAGCGCCAGCGCGCAGATCTCCGGCAGCTTCAACCAGCAGTCCGCCCAGGACCTCGGCAACATCCTGTCCTACGGCGCCCTGCCGCTCGCCTTCCAGACCCAGAGCGTCGACACCGTCACCGCCGCCCTCGGCGGTGACCAGCTGCAGGCCGGTCTGATCGCCGGCGCCATCGGCCTCGGTCTCGTCATCATCTACCTGGTGGCCTACTACCGCGGCCTGTCGCTGATCGCGATCCTCAGCCTCGGCGTCTCGGCACTGCTCACCTACGTGCTCATGGCCCTGCTCGGCCCGGCCATCGGCTTCGCGCTGAACCTGCCGGCCGTCTGTGGTGCCATCGTCGCCATCGGTATCACCGCGGACTCGTTCATCGTCTACTTCGAGCGCATCCGCGACGAACTCCGCGAGGGCCGCACGCTCCGCCCGGCCGTCGAGCGCGCCTGGCCGCGTGCCCGCCGCACCATCCTGGTCTCCGACTTCGTGTCGTTCCTGGCCGCGGCCGTGCTCTTCCTCGTCACCGTCGGCAAGGTCCAGGGCTTCGCGTTCACGCTCGGCCTGACCACCCTGCTCGACGTCGTCGTGGTGTTCCTCTTCACCAAGCCGGTCATGACGCTCCTCGCGCGGACCAAGTTCTTCGGCGACGGCCACCCCTGGTCCGGCCTGGACCCGAAGCGACTCGGCGCCAAGCCGCCGCTGCGCCGCACCCGCCGTGCCAATGCCTCTGCCGCTGGCCCTGTCGACCCGAAGGAGGCGTGA
- a CDS encoding DUF349 domain-containing protein: protein MSSDPWGRVDETGTVYVRTAEGEKVVGSWQAGTPEEALAYFERKYEGLVVEIGLLEKRVRTTDLSAKDATAAIEHIRQQVDEHHAVGDLAALAARLDKLVETVDSRREERKAQKAKQTDEARGAKEKLVTEAEELARSEQWRSAGERLRALVDTWKGLPRLDRKSDDELWHRFSHARSAFSKRRKAHFASLDAQREDARKAKERLVTEAESLSNSTDWANTAARYRDLMTEWKAAGRAQREHEDDLWNRFRGAQDVFFAARGEVFAERDAEQTENLKLKEELATEAEKLLPVTDLKAARAAFRSLNERWEAIGHVPRDARPKVEGRMHTVERAIQESEEAEWRRTNPEARARAAGLTGQLQDAVEKLRKQIDAARAAGNDSKADKLSRELEGRQALLDQAMKGLEEFGG, encoded by the coding sequence GTGAGCAGCGACCCGTGGGGCCGCGTCGACGAGACGGGCACCGTGTACGTGCGGACGGCCGAGGGCGAGAAGGTCGTCGGATCGTGGCAGGCCGGCACCCCTGAGGAGGCCCTGGCCTACTTCGAGCGCAAGTACGAGGGCTTGGTTGTCGAGATCGGCCTCCTCGAGAAGCGGGTGAGGACCACCGACCTCTCGGCGAAGGACGCCACCGCGGCGATCGAGCACATCCGGCAGCAGGTCGACGAGCATCACGCCGTCGGCGACCTGGCCGCGCTCGCCGCCCGGCTGGACAAGCTCGTGGAGACGGTCGACTCGCGCCGCGAGGAGCGCAAGGCCCAGAAGGCCAAGCAGACCGACGAGGCGCGCGGCGCCAAGGAGAAGCTGGTCACGGAGGCCGAGGAGCTGGCCCGGAGCGAGCAGTGGCGCTCCGCGGGCGAGCGGCTGCGGGCCCTGGTGGACACCTGGAAGGGCCTCCCCCGGCTCGACCGCAAGTCCGACGACGAGCTGTGGCACCGCTTCTCGCACGCCCGCTCGGCGTTCTCGAAGCGCCGCAAGGCCCACTTCGCCTCGCTGGACGCGCAGCGCGAGGACGCCCGCAAGGCGAAGGAGCGTCTGGTCACCGAGGCGGAGTCGCTGTCGAACTCCACCGACTGGGCGAACACGGCGGCCCGCTACCGCGACCTGATGACGGAGTGGAAGGCGGCCGGCCGCGCCCAGCGCGAGCACGAGGACGATCTGTGGAACCGCTTCCGCGGCGCCCAGGACGTCTTCTTCGCGGCGCGCGGCGAGGTCTTCGCCGAGCGGGACGCGGAGCAGACCGAGAACCTCAAGCTCAAGGAGGAGCTCGCGACCGAGGCCGAGAAGCTGCTGCCGGTGACGGACCTGAAGGCGGCGCGCGCGGCCTTCCGTTCCCTCAACGAGCGGTGGGAGGCCATCGGCCACGTCCCGCGTGACGCCCGTCCCAAGGTCGAGGGCCGGATGCACACGGTGGAGCGGGCGATCCAGGAGTCCGAGGAGGCCGAGTGGCGCCGGACGAACCCGGAGGCACGCGCGCGTGCCGCGGGTCTGACCGGTCAGCTCCAGGACGCGGTCGAGAAGCTGCGCAAGCAGATCGACGCGGCCCGTGCCGCCGGCAACGACTCCAAGGCCGACAAGCTCTCCCGCGAGCTGGAGGGCCGTCAGGCCCTGCTCGACCAGGCCATGAAGGGCCTGGAGGAGTTCGGCGGCTGA
- the secF gene encoding protein translocase subunit SecF, protein MSKLGDLGARLHRGEVGYDFIGNRKIWYGLSILITITAIVALAVRGLNMGIEFQGGAVFTTPKSEVSVSQAQEYAEEASGHDAIVQQLGNGSLRIQVGGLDTEKSDQVRAELAKDLNVPEDKIAAELVGPSWGEQIANKAWTGLGVFMILVVIYLAIAFEWRMAIAALVALIHDLTITVGIYSLVGFEVTVGTVIGLLTILGYSLYDTVVVFDSLKEQTKDITKQTRFTYSELANRSINGTLVRSINTTVVALLPVAGLLFIGGGVLGAGMLNDISLSLFVGLAAGAYSSIFIATPLVADLKEREPAIRALKKRILAKRASAAAKGESYDGTDELSDVAEAAVVGPRAGRRGRTQEHRG, encoded by the coding sequence ATGTCGAAGCTCGGCGATCTCGGCGCCCGGCTCCACCGCGGTGAGGTCGGTTACGACTTCATCGGCAACCGCAAGATCTGGTATGGCCTGTCCATCCTGATCACCATCACCGCCATCGTCGCCCTGGCCGTCCGCGGCCTCAACATGGGCATCGAGTTCCAGGGCGGCGCGGTCTTCACCACCCCGAAGTCGGAAGTCTCCGTCAGCCAGGCGCAGGAGTACGCGGAAGAGGCCTCCGGCCACGACGCGATCGTCCAGCAGCTCGGCAACGGCTCCCTGCGCATCCAGGTCGGCGGTCTCGACACCGAGAAGTCCGACCAGGTCCGCGCGGAGCTCGCCAAGGACCTGAACGTCCCCGAGGACAAGATCGCGGCGGAGCTGGTCGGCCCCAGCTGGGGTGAGCAGATCGCCAACAAGGCCTGGACCGGCCTCGGGGTCTTCATGATCCTCGTGGTGATCTATCTGGCCATCGCCTTCGAGTGGAGAATGGCGATCGCGGCGCTCGTCGCGCTCATCCACGACCTCACGATCACGGTCGGCATCTACTCGCTGGTCGGCTTCGAGGTCACCGTCGGTACGGTCATCGGCCTGCTGACGATCCTCGGCTACTCGCTGTACGACACCGTCGTCGTCTTCGACTCCCTCAAGGAGCAGACGAAGGACATCACGAAGCAGACCCGCTTCACCTACAGCGAGCTGGCCAACCGCTCGATCAACGGCACCCTGGTCCGTTCGATCAACACCACCGTCGTCGCGCTGCTGCCGGTCGCCGGCCTGCTCTTCATCGGTGGCGGCGTCCTCGGCGCCGGCATGCTCAACGACATCTCGCTGTCGCTGTTCGTCGGTCTCGCCGCCGGTGCGTACTCGTCGATCTTCATCGCCACCCCGCTCGTCGCCGACCTCAAGGAGCGCGAGCCGGCGATCAGGGCCCTCAAGAAGCGCATCCTCGCCAAGCGGGCCAGCGCGGCCGCCAAGGGCGAGTCGTACGACGGCACCGACGAGCTGTCCGACGTGGCCGAGGCGGCCGTCGTCGGGCCGCGGGCGGGCCGCCGCGGGCGCACCCAGGAGCACCGAGGATGA